A region of Salirhabdus salicampi DNA encodes the following proteins:
- a CDS encoding TRAP transporter permease, whose protein sequence is MKKLFVWFMKLSMMSKQRTLHQPYKAIFSLICIVFALFYLYLAGPPFLGNPGTGLRRGLFMLLVLTMVFMLYPATKKSIKQRPTLWDGFLIILTFVSFGYWIIYYNDLVMRTGVATTSDSIMGALAIILSFEATRRVMGWLLPILAAVFLLYGNLGQKMPHLLSHSGYSWERLAAEMFTQNAIFGIVLETTASYVVLFVVFGALLNNLGAGEFFVRFPYALTAGFRGGPAKSAVVASGMLGMISGSATANTVASGTFTIPLMKKAGYRAHVAGAIEPSASTGGMFMPPIMGAAVFIMAEMISVPYVEIMIASIVPAILYFFSVAMMAHFEALREDIKVVPKSERDNPWKLLKEGWYYLTPIFLVIYLMLTGMTPARSVFWTIIVLMVIAIIARLIQKEKAESSISIFKRTGKDIIDGLEEGSNNSLVIGAVVGTVGVILGIVFLTGLGFIFTTSIMELTYGYVALGVLFAFIASYILGMGMTVTSAYILMAVLVAPAIQAMGVSALAAHLLVFWYSQTSNISPPVSMAAFAGSAIAKSDPIKTGFTALKYSIFLLIIPLLFVYSPILMPDGLTANAIQTIITAFIAVIPMASALSGFLARKTNIVERLLLFISAVMLIIPKLYIAIIGLVLFILIYITQKIKIQKKVATTPTMMD, encoded by the coding sequence ATGAAAAAACTATTCGTCTGGTTTATGAAACTAAGCATGATGTCAAAGCAAAGGACATTACATCAACCATACAAGGCAATCTTTAGTCTGATTTGTATTGTTTTTGCCTTGTTCTATCTATATTTAGCAGGCCCGCCATTTTTAGGGAATCCAGGTACTGGGTTAAGACGCGGCTTATTTATGTTACTCGTGTTAACGATGGTATTTATGCTTTACCCTGCCACAAAAAAGTCCATTAAACAAAGACCAACCTTGTGGGATGGATTTTTAATTATCTTAACTTTTGTATCATTCGGATACTGGATTATTTATTATAACGATCTTGTAATGAGAACTGGTGTAGCAACTACTTCTGATTCCATTATGGGGGCCTTAGCCATTATCCTATCTTTTGAAGCTACGAGAAGGGTGATGGGCTGGCTTCTCCCGATATTAGCTGCAGTTTTCTTGCTTTATGGAAACCTAGGGCAGAAGATGCCTCACCTGTTATCCCACAGTGGGTATTCTTGGGAACGATTGGCAGCCGAAATGTTTACCCAAAATGCCATTTTCGGAATTGTATTGGAAACTACGGCTAGTTACGTAGTATTATTCGTAGTCTTTGGAGCTCTGTTGAATAATTTAGGTGCTGGTGAATTCTTTGTTCGTTTTCCGTATGCATTAACCGCAGGATTTCGAGGGGGACCCGCCAAATCGGCTGTAGTAGCAAGTGGAATGTTAGGGATGATCTCAGGTAGTGCTACTGCGAATACAGTTGCTTCCGGCACTTTTACTATTCCATTGATGAAGAAAGCCGGCTACCGCGCCCACGTTGCAGGAGCGATTGAGCCATCTGCTTCAACAGGTGGTATGTTTATGCCACCGATAATGGGTGCTGCTGTATTTATCATGGCCGAGATGATTAGTGTCCCTTATGTTGAAATTATGATTGCATCAATTGTACCAGCAATATTATATTTTTTCTCTGTCGCCATGATGGCGCATTTTGAGGCGCTTCGTGAAGATATAAAAGTTGTGCCAAAAAGTGAACGGGACAATCCATGGAAATTATTAAAAGAAGGCTGGTACTATTTAACGCCAATCTTTCTAGTTATCTATCTAATGTTAACTGGTATGACACCCGCTAGATCAGTTTTTTGGACAATTATTGTGTTAATGGTGATTGCGATTATAGCAAGACTTATACAAAAAGAAAAAGCAGAGAGCAGTATATCCATCTTTAAAAGGACTGGAAAGGATATTATTGACGGTCTTGAGGAAGGATCTAATAACTCCCTTGTTATCGGGGCGGTTGTCGGTACTGTTGGTGTTATTTTAGGAATCGTTTTCTTAACGGGCCTAGGTTTTATTTTTACGACTTCTATTATGGAACTTACTTATGGTTATGTCGCGTTAGGTGTATTGTTTGCATTTATTGCTTCCTATATTTTAGGTATGGGAATGACTGTTACGTCAGCTTACATCCTAATGGCGGTACTAGTCGCTCCCGCTATACAAGCGATGGGCGTTTCTGCATTAGCCGCTCACTTATTAGTATTTTGGTATAGTCAAACATCAAATATTTCGCCACCGGTTTCTATGGCTGCATTTGCAGGGTCAGCCATTGCGAAATCAGATCCAATTAAAACTGGTTTCACGGCACTAAAGTATTCCATTTTCTTGTTAATTATCCCTTTACTTTTCGTTTATAGCCCGATACTAATGCCTGATGGACTAACAGCTAATGCTATTCAAACCATCATTACAGCATTCATTGCCGTCATCCCGATGGCTTCCGCATTATCCGGTTTCTTGGCGCGCAAGACGAATATAGTAGAACGTTTATTACTTTTCATAAGTGCTGTTATGCTAATCATTCCGAAGCTGTATATCGCCATTATAGGTCTTGTACTCTTTATCCTGATCTATATAACGCAAAAAATAAAAATCCAGAAAAAAGTTGCAACAACACCAACTATGATGGACTAA
- a CDS encoding Ldh family oxidoreductase, with protein MSDVKLLDIPMEKYEDAIVTLLTKCDVPYTDAKIAVKSFADADQTGVYTHGIFRLPHYLNQLKNQDINPKPTFTWLGEGRLIYKMDADHALGSVAAHYAMEKAISLAKEKGTGVVTVRKSNHFGTAAFYSELASKQGMISIVLSTSSKSIAPTGSKTPLLGNNPWSVSLPTFDGPPITLDMANSVVARGKIRVAASKGEKIPYGWALDSNGKPTNDPVEAIKGIVLPVGEHKGYGISLLIEIIAGILAGAAFGENKVDLDEDGKRDVGHLMFAMPIEHWLPIEQYKHHLDELIKSIKNAEKIDGIDEIYLPGEIEALKREEQSNQFVRIPQRTWEMIRTHLEAEANIKK; from the coding sequence ATGAGTGATGTAAAACTATTAGATATCCCTATGGAGAAATATGAAGATGCTATCGTAACACTTTTAACAAAATGTGATGTACCTTACACAGATGCGAAAATAGCGGTGAAATCATTTGCCGACGCTGACCAGACAGGTGTATATACTCATGGTATATTCCGTTTACCTCATTATTTAAATCAATTAAAGAATCAAGATATAAATCCAAAACCGACATTTACATGGCTGGGGGAAGGTCGGCTCATTTATAAAATGGACGCGGATCATGCTTTAGGGAGTGTCGCTGCCCATTATGCTATGGAAAAGGCAATTAGTCTCGCAAAGGAGAAGGGGACGGGTGTCGTAACTGTCCGAAAAAGCAACCATTTTGGAACAGCTGCATTTTATTCAGAGTTAGCTTCTAAACAGGGAATGATTAGTATTGTTCTATCTACAAGTTCAAAATCTATTGCACCAACAGGCAGTAAAACTCCGTTACTAGGAAATAACCCCTGGTCTGTGTCATTACCAACTTTTGATGGTCCACCAATTACACTAGATATGGCAAATAGTGTTGTTGCTAGAGGTAAGATTAGGGTGGCTGCGTCAAAAGGCGAAAAAATTCCGTACGGGTGGGCTCTTGATTCAAATGGAAAGCCAACGAATGACCCTGTTGAAGCGATAAAAGGAATTGTTCTACCGGTAGGTGAACATAAGGGTTACGGCATTTCATTATTGATTGAAATTATTGCTGGTATATTAGCAGGTGCAGCATTTGGGGAAAACAAAGTCGACTTAGATGAGGACGGGAAACGAGATGTAGGCCACTTGATGTTTGCGATGCCAATTGAACATTGGCTACCTATAGAACAGTATAAACACCACCTAGATGAATTGATTAAGTCGATTAAAAATGCTGAAAAAATTGACGGGATTGATGAAATATATCTGCCAGGTGAAATTGAAGCATTAAAGAGAGAAGAGCAAAGTAATCAGTTTGTCCGGATTCCGCAAAGGACATGGGAAATGATACGTACTCATTTGGAGGCAGAGGCAAACATTAAAAAGTAA
- a CDS encoding SLC13 family permease, with protein sequence MRSTYTKGIIFGSSIVIFLLLFLLTNNLSLPISLSISLIVASIPLWIFEPIPYAQTALLLLMLFMLFDIVEAEVILSGFSSLALFLVMAGLMIGKAVNETNLGKRLALWFLLRLMGLRNGVLIGIIIIQQVLSLFVPAPSIRTALLLPIVENLLEGLPRGSSGVKKQVMLGLAYAGNVSTICFLPSGIINVIAVEFINQYTSYTISYVMWFLLMMPIWLLMLPLIYFTITKVVHVEYYPKKFIQVQINRLKEEVPPINNEEKKAIIILFSVVLLWGTESLHGIHPAFSALLGVLFFSLPRVGIIKWDKIVKINMSLFFIVGATFSIGNILNQNGTADYVADLLLQSGLVNIADHDVLFLLFMIIIVHFYHIIITNIGTAAITLIPITLSMSSSLGVNPVYIVLITSVTLVFGFIFVIGTLPNILVQDTRVVHQRDFIVPGTILTIFSVGLTLVIALYWWPIFI encoded by the coding sequence GTGCGCTCCACTTATACAAAGGGGATAATTTTTGGGTCTTCCATTGTAATTTTCTTGTTATTATTCCTTCTAACCAATAATTTATCTCTACCTATTAGTCTATCAATATCTTTAATCGTCGCAAGTATTCCTTTATGGATATTTGAACCTATTCCGTATGCACAAACAGCCTTGTTATTATTAATGTTATTTATGTTATTTGATATCGTTGAAGCTGAAGTAATACTAAGTGGATTTTCAAGCTTAGCACTCTTTTTAGTAATGGCGGGATTAATGATAGGTAAGGCTGTTAATGAAACGAATCTAGGGAAACGACTAGCTTTATGGTTCTTACTTCGTTTAATGGGCTTACGGAATGGTGTGTTAATCGGTATTATCATTATACAACAAGTTTTATCTCTATTCGTCCCTGCTCCTAGCATTCGGACGGCCCTTTTATTACCAATCGTTGAGAATTTACTTGAAGGTTTACCTCGTGGTTCTTCTGGTGTGAAAAAACAAGTGATGTTAGGTCTGGCGTATGCGGGTAACGTAAGTACGATATGTTTTTTACCTTCTGGGATTATTAATGTGATTGCAGTAGAATTTATTAATCAATATACTTCTTACACCATTTCTTATGTTATGTGGTTTCTTCTCATGATGCCAATTTGGCTACTCATGTTACCCCTTATCTACTTCACGATTACGAAGGTTGTACATGTTGAATACTATCCAAAAAAGTTTATACAAGTACAGATAAATCGTTTGAAAGAAGAAGTTCCACCGATTAATAACGAGGAAAAAAAAGCGATTATCATTTTATTCTCGGTTGTCTTATTATGGGGAACCGAATCGCTTCACGGAATCCACCCAGCTTTCTCAGCTTTGCTTGGTGTATTATTCTTCTCTCTTCCAAGAGTTGGAATTATTAAGTGGGATAAAATCGTAAAGATTAATATGAGTCTATTTTTTATCGTAGGTGCTACTTTCTCCATTGGGAATATATTAAATCAAAATGGAACAGCCGACTATGTTGCCGATCTATTGTTACAGTCAGGTTTGGTGAACATTGCAGATCATGATGTGCTCTTCCTGTTATTCATGATCATTATTGTTCATTTCTATCACATTATTATTACAAACATTGGGACAGCAGCCATTACTTTAATACCAATTACTTTAAGTATGTCAAGTTCACTTGGGGTAAATCCGGTTTATATCGTTTTAATCACAAGTGTAACCTTAGTGTTTGGCTTCATTTTTGTCATTGGTACTTTGCCAAATATTTTAGTACAAGACACGAGGGTAGTTCATCAAAGGGACTTTATCGTACCTGGAACGATATTAACAATTTTTTCTGTTGGTTTAACACTGGTGATTGCACTATACTGGTGGCCAATCTTTATATAA
- a CDS encoding RraA family protein, with protein MGENQFEFIATTCVSDALKGLHHLDNAIKPVSDDLSVIGRAYTVNLQAGDNLLLLKGIKEARKGDVLVVDAKGYTNMASAGDFVMGLAQTLGLAGVVIDGVIRDIKGIRELNFPVFCKGSTTAASHKYGKGEINVPVSCGGTVIKPGDTIIGDADGVVCIPKGKEEEVLEAARNKEQKDIERENKVLVNEETARTYLEDLFSEK; from the coding sequence ATGGGAGAAAATCAATTTGAATTTATTGCAACTACATGTGTATCAGATGCGTTAAAAGGACTTCATCATTTAGACAATGCTATTAAGCCTGTATCGGATGATTTGTCGGTAATTGGAAGAGCATATACTGTTAACTTGCAAGCGGGAGACAACTTGTTACTCTTAAAGGGCATTAAAGAGGCCCGAAAAGGGGATGTTCTCGTTGTTGATGCAAAAGGATACACAAATATGGCATCGGCAGGGGATTTCGTTATGGGCTTAGCTCAAACATTAGGGCTAGCTGGTGTAGTCATAGACGGTGTAATACGTGATATTAAAGGGATAAGGGAACTGAATTTTCCTGTCTTTTGTAAAGGATCTACAACAGCAGCCAGTCATAAGTACGGGAAAGGCGAGATTAATGTACCCGTATCTTGTGGAGGTACTGTAATAAAACCAGGGGATACTATTATAGGTGATGCCGATGGTGTTGTCTGTATACCGAAAGGGAAGGAAGAGGAAGTGCTGGAGGCAGCCAGGAATAAGGAACAGAAAGATATCGAACGTGAAAATAAAGTATTGGTGAACGAAGAAACTGCCCGTACATATTTAGAGGATCTTTTTTCTGAAAAATAA
- a CDS encoding LysR family transcriptional regulator produces the protein MIEKDWELLLQLYEEGTITKTAQKLYISQPALTYRIKQIEKEFNTKIIYRGSKGVHFTNEGEYLVQYARKMLKELHKTKDNIENLKEDVQGTLRLGISSNFALYQLPVLLEGFISKYPNVEINLTTGWSSNVLQLLQGEDVQIAILRGEHNWSDAQLTLNREPISIASKEEIDLSELPNLNLIRYQTDAGLKQTFDGWWQHTFNVRPRVSMEVDRIETCKELVKKGLGYGIFPSISLKDEDQLHTFDLTYNNQKVLRKTSMLYRKEFLDLNVVSAFVNFIRDFYHIRE, from the coding sequence ATGATTGAAAAAGATTGGGAGCTTTTACTACAACTATACGAAGAAGGCACTATAACGAAAACCGCACAAAAATTATATATCTCACAGCCTGCTTTAACTTATCGAATAAAGCAAATTGAAAAAGAATTTAACACAAAAATTATTTACAGAGGAAGCAAAGGGGTCCACTTTACGAATGAAGGTGAATATTTAGTTCAATATGCAAGGAAAATGTTAAAAGAGTTACACAAAACAAAAGACAATATTGAAAACTTAAAAGAAGATGTTCAAGGTACGTTACGGCTTGGGATTTCGAGTAATTTTGCTCTATACCAATTACCCGTTTTACTTGAAGGTTTTATCTCGAAATACCCAAATGTTGAAATTAACTTAACAACAGGTTGGAGTTCAAATGTATTACAATTACTCCAAGGTGAAGATGTTCAAATTGCCATCTTACGTGGGGAGCATAATTGGTCAGATGCGCAACTAACGTTAAATAGAGAACCCATTTCGATAGCATCCAAGGAAGAGATTGATTTAAGTGAGTTGCCAAACTTAAATTTAATTAGATATCAAACCGATGCTGGTTTAAAACAAACTTTTGACGGGTGGTGGCAGCATACATTTAATGTTCGACCAAGAGTATCAATGGAAGTAGATAGAATTGAAACATGCAAAGAGCTGGTAAAAAAAGGATTAGGGTACGGAATATTCCCGAGCATAAGTTTAAAAGACGAAGACCAATTACATACATTTGACTTAACTTATAATAATCAAAAGGTTTTACGTAAAACATCTATGCTATATCGCAAGGAGTTCCTTGACCTTAACGTTGTATCCGCATTCGTAAACTTTATACGGGATTTTTATCATATTAGAGAATAG
- a CDS encoding AbrB family transcriptional regulator, producing MDTLLFLAIAFVGGSLGSKLKIPAGALMGSMILIGTWQCIGYFEPLEVHSMIKWIGQSILGVTLALMFKKNTMKLSKYITIFIVLFGFLTIVYSALIAWFMTLITNLNFINAYLAVIPGGFAEMLILTDTIGGNVSGVALFHFIRLMLLLLTIPYILKWLNAKQN from the coding sequence ATGGATACATTATTATTTTTAGCGATTGCGTTCGTTGGTGGTTCGTTAGGGTCAAAACTGAAAATCCCAGCCGGCGCTTTAATGGGATCGATGATTTTAATAGGGACATGGCAGTGCATCGGTTACTTTGAGCCGTTAGAGGTACATTCGATGATTAAGTGGATTGGCCAAAGCATTCTTGGGGTCACATTAGCGCTGATGTTTAAGAAGAATACTATGAAATTAAGTAAATATATTACTATATTCATTGTTTTATTTGGATTTTTAACGATTGTATATTCGGCTCTCATTGCGTGGTTCATGACACTGATAACAAATTTAAATTTTATAAATGCTTACTTAGCTGTTATCCCTGGTGGTTTTGCGGAGATGTTAATTCTGACAGACACAATTGGTGGTAATGTCTCAGGTGTAGCTCTGTTCCATTTTATTCGGTTGATGTTATTACTTCTTACGATTCCATATATACTCAAATGGCTGAATGCAAAACAAAATTAA
- a CDS encoding AbrB family transcriptional regulator, with protein MNIVQIIFLAILGSLIGYYLQIPIGVLVGSFVFVLIAQLAWLHMNPLPKKVRFYAQVLIGGVAGLNINRDILVQFKDLIIPSILSVILHILFSIGMAYILIKFLRTDRVTAITSIIPAGMSEIIFIAKELETDVQLVIITHLYRVMMIITLIPLLMKFLL; from the coding sequence TTGAACATTGTACAAATCATTTTTTTAGCAATATTAGGTTCTTTGATAGGGTACTATCTTCAAATACCAATTGGGGTTCTTGTTGGTAGTTTTGTGTTTGTTTTAATTGCTCAATTAGCTTGGTTACATATGAACCCACTTCCAAAAAAAGTCCGGTTTTATGCACAAGTGCTGATTGGTGGTGTAGCAGGTTTAAATATTAATCGTGACATATTGGTACAGTTCAAAGATTTAATAATACCGAGCATTCTATCCGTAATACTACACATTTTGTTTTCCATCGGGATGGCGTATATTCTGATAAAGTTTTTACGTACTGATAGAGTGACAGCGATTACATCCATAATTCCAGCTGGTATGAGTGAAATTATCTTTATTGCAAAAGAATTGGAAACGGATGTCCAACTCGTCATTATCACGCATTTGTATAGAGTGATGATGATTATTACCTTAATTCCTTTATTAATGAAATTTCTTTTATAA
- the tcuA gene encoding FAD-dependent tricarballylate dehydrogenase TcuA — MANKNELNYDVVVVGAGNAALCAAIAARENNAKVLVLEKGPKKKRGGNSFFTDGAIRFAFNGLEDLRRVIPSITDEEADKIVMPPYTKEKYYADLMEATGNQSDQELASHLVNESYETIKWMHSHNIIFELIYDNQSFLKDGKYHFWGGLPVKTKDRGVGLIKQLNERAEELGIDVWYESPAVQLIKDDDQISSVVVNKQGENVTVNTKSVVLACGSFEANKKLRVKNLGEEWGNAIVRGTEFNTGDGLSIAFEVGAQPFGDWGGGHAIGTDANAPKVGDFTKPGDIFKKHSYPLGIMINKDGYRFVDEGADFRNYTYAKYGREVLKQPDSIAYQIYDQQVRPMLRDEYDREEATVFTANTIEELADQLDVNREQFIETIKAYNNAVQDGEYKPAEKDGKKTAGITPPKSNWALKIEKPPFYAFPVTCGMTFSFGGVRANGKAEVLNKDDEPIKGLYAAGEMIGGIFYKNYPGGSGLMSGAVFGKTAGTSAAKYVQETSVKNG, encoded by the coding sequence TTGGCAAACAAAAATGAATTGAATTATGACGTAGTTGTAGTCGGGGCTGGAAATGCTGCTTTATGTGCTGCTATAGCAGCACGGGAAAACAATGCAAAAGTTCTCGTACTAGAAAAAGGCCCTAAGAAAAAAAGAGGGGGCAATTCATTCTTTACTGATGGTGCTATTCGCTTTGCTTTCAATGGTTTAGAAGATCTAAGGAGAGTAATTCCTTCAATAACAGATGAAGAAGCTGATAAGATTGTGATGCCTCCTTATACGAAAGAGAAATATTACGCCGATTTAATGGAAGCAACAGGTAACCAGTCAGATCAAGAATTAGCCAGCCATTTAGTTAACGAATCGTATGAAACCATTAAATGGATGCACTCACATAACATCATTTTTGAACTTATATATGATAATCAATCTTTTTTAAAAGATGGTAAATATCACTTTTGGGGTGGCTTACCTGTTAAGACAAAAGATAGAGGGGTTGGCCTAATTAAACAGTTAAATGAACGAGCTGAAGAATTAGGTATTGATGTGTGGTATGAATCACCTGCCGTTCAATTAATTAAAGATGACGACCAAATTTCTTCTGTTGTAGTGAATAAACAGGGTGAAAACGTGACGGTCAATACGAAAAGTGTAGTTTTAGCATGTGGAAGTTTTGAAGCAAATAAAAAACTTCGTGTAAAAAACCTAGGTGAAGAATGGGGAAATGCAATCGTCCGTGGGACTGAATTTAATACGGGAGATGGCTTATCAATTGCATTTGAAGTAGGTGCACAACCGTTTGGAGATTGGGGCGGCGGGCATGCAATTGGTACTGATGCTAATGCTCCGAAAGTTGGGGATTTTACGAAGCCAGGTGATATTTTCAAAAAGCATTCTTATCCTCTAGGTATTATGATCAATAAAGATGGATACCGCTTTGTGGATGAAGGGGCAGACTTTAGAAATTATACCTATGCAAAATATGGTCGAGAAGTACTAAAACAACCGGATAGTATCGCGTATCAAATTTACGACCAACAAGTTCGACCGATGTTACGTGATGAGTATGACCGAGAAGAGGCGACAGTATTTACAGCCAATACTATTGAAGAGTTAGCGGATCAATTAGATGTAAACAGAGAACAGTTTATCGAAACGATTAAAGCATATAATAACGCTGTTCAAGACGGAGAATATAAACCGGCAGAAAAAGATGGGAAAAAGACAGCGGGAATTACACCACCAAAGTCGAATTGGGCATTAAAAATTGAGAAACCACCATTTTATGCTTTCCCCGTTACATGTGGCATGACATTCAGTTTCGGTGGAGTTCGGGCAAACGGTAAGGCAGAAGTCCTGAATAAGGATGATGAGCCAATTAAAGGCCTGTATGCAGCTGGAGAGATGATTGGAGGTATCTTTTACAAAAACTATCCTGGTGGAAGTGGGTTAATGTCAGGTGCAGTTTTTGGAAAGACTGCAGGGACTTCAGCGGCAAAATACGTTCAAGAGACTTCTGTTAAAAACGGATAA
- a CDS encoding DUF4139 domain-containing protein, protein MSVYKSSKQSTKDLAITVYNSYFAVVKEKRDFRDYRQQEEIHYMDVSEKIEIDSLIVKGLHIREVNYDHDLVDKHKLLKKYLDHTVYIRTDENEKVPCRLLSVSSGIILENEETKEILVDPEEEIILPKLPNGLIVHPSLICKVHPHDLTETEVTYTTGGFQWYANYVLYLEDEHLHLSGWVLITNESGTTFEDARLKLIAGKVNKETTVHSFGDEVISYNMDIDAEPDFVEQSFNDYHLYTLNGMTTLKNNQEKQINLLNGRDIKYTKHYEVKGRNDDVHILLQFENRKDNQLGLPLPKGKVKVYSEDEDDGSLEFIGEDRIQHTPKNETIKLYLGQAFDVICEGKHVDRKRNGHLEVSSYAYKIRNHKDQDVVLNIYHPISYKFIEVSETTHPFQKINAQEVLFEVAVPANSEEFVKFSYVKDHSLSIKLHK, encoded by the coding sequence ATGTCGGTTTATAAATCATCAAAGCAAAGTACCAAGGATTTAGCCATTACCGTATATAATTCCTATTTTGCTGTTGTAAAAGAAAAACGGGATTTTCGTGATTATAGACAACAAGAAGAGATTCATTATATGGACGTATCAGAAAAAATTGAAATAGATTCCCTTATTGTAAAAGGATTACACATACGTGAAGTTAACTATGATCATGATTTAGTAGATAAGCATAAGCTATTAAAAAAATACCTCGATCACACTGTCTATATACGCACTGATGAAAACGAAAAAGTACCTTGTCGTCTTTTAAGTGTTAGTAGTGGCATTATATTAGAAAATGAAGAGACGAAAGAAATTTTAGTTGACCCTGAAGAAGAAATCATTCTACCAAAACTACCAAACGGCCTCATCGTGCATCCCTCATTAATTTGCAAGGTACATCCCCATGACTTAACGGAAACGGAAGTTACGTATACAACAGGTGGCTTTCAATGGTATGCGAATTACGTTCTCTACTTGGAAGATGAACACTTACACTTATCTGGCTGGGTTTTAATAACAAATGAATCAGGCACAACATTTGAAGATGCAAGGTTGAAATTAATCGCTGGTAAAGTGAATAAAGAAACAACAGTGCATAGCTTTGGAGATGAAGTAATTTCTTACAATATGGACATCGATGCTGAACCCGATTTCGTAGAGCAAAGTTTTAATGACTATCATCTTTATACTTTAAATGGGATGACGACATTAAAAAACAATCAAGAAAAGCAAATTAATCTATTAAACGGACGAGATATTAAATATACAAAACATTATGAAGTGAAAGGTCGTAATGATGACGTTCATATCTTGTTACAATTTGAAAATCGAAAAGACAATCAGTTAGGCCTACCATTACCAAAAGGGAAAGTAAAAGTGTACAGTGAAGACGAAGATGATGGTAGCTTAGAGTTTATAGGGGAAGACCGAATCCAGCATACACCTAAAAACGAAACCATCAAATTGTATTTAGGGCAGGCATTTGACGTCATATGTGAAGGAAAACATGTTGATCGGAAGAGAAATGGTCATCTTGAGGTGTCTTCTTATGCATATAAAATACGGAACCATAAGGATCAAGACGTTGTTTTGAACATATACCACCCTATCTCTTATAAATTTATTGAAGTGTCCGAAACAACACATCCATTTCAAAAAATCAATGCACAGGAAGTACTGTTTGAAGTTGCTGTACCCGCCAATAGTGAAGAATTCGTCAAATTTTCATATGTGAAAGACCATAGCTTATCTATTAAACTACATAAATAA
- a CDS encoding SDR family NAD(P)-dependent oxidoreductase: MDLQLKGKNVLITGGSKGIGKGIAEVFAAEGANVGIAARNEDTLKQTKEELGGKVSIYPVDITDETERKHLMKSFLYDHSTIDVLVNNAGGSNGSTVVETDMNLFHEALELNYFSAVHLSKLAVDNMKEAGSGSIINITSIFGRESGGRATYNNAKAALISFTKSLADEAISYGVRVNSVAPGSILHETGNWKKRLEENPEKINAFVQNEIPAGRFGTVEEVANVVTFLASEKASWIVGVSLNVDGGQSRMNF, from the coding sequence ATGGATTTACAATTAAAAGGAAAAAATGTCTTAATTACAGGTGGTTCAAAAGGCATTGGGAAAGGGATAGCAGAAGTCTTTGCAGCAGAGGGGGCAAATGTGGGAATTGCGGCACGTAATGAGGATACGCTTAAACAAACAAAAGAAGAATTAGGGGGAAAAGTAAGCATATATCCGGTGGATATCACTGACGAAACGGAACGAAAGCATTTGATGAAGTCATTTTTATATGATCACAGTACGATTGATGTTCTTGTGAATAATGCAGGAGGAAGCAATGGAAGTACAGTTGTTGAAACGGATATGAATTTGTTTCATGAAGCACTCGAACTAAACTACTTTTCAGCGGTCCATTTGAGTAAACTTGCTGTCGACAATATGAAAGAAGCAGGAAGTGGCTCTATCATTAATATTACGTCTATTTTCGGAAGAGAAAGTGGAGGACGGGCTACATATAATAATGCAAAGGCAGCACTGATAAGTTTTACAAAGTCCTTGGCTGATGAGGCAATCTCTTACGGCGTTCGAGTCAATAGTGTGGCACCGGGAAGCATTTTACATGAAACAGGAAATTGGAAAAAGCGCCTTGAAGAGAACCCAGAAAAAATAAATGCTTTTGTTCAAAATGAAATTCCAGCTGGACGCTTTGGGACGGTTGAAGAGGTGGCAAACGTTGTTACATTTTTAGCCTCAGAAAAGGCTTCATGGATTGTTGGGGTAAGTCTAAACGTAGATGGAGGACAGTCTAGAATGAATTTTTAA